The stretch of DNA ataaaataaaataaaattttgatacatttagtaataataagacgatttaattttgaaaaaagtgctttatattatcaaacaaaaaaaagaaaaatagtaataatagagCGCTGTTTTAccgatcaataaaatattaactaataatagtaaaacAATATTCATGGACCAACCAAAATCAGTCGATAATAATAGATTCCTGCTTTACTGGGAAAATCAAgtttaaatttatcgataatagtAGACGCGGTTTTACCGATTGAATTAATATgtcattaaaaatagataactATTTTATCAGCCGAGTTGAATCGAGAGTAATTTAAGGCTGTTCACCACTTTTAACTGGTAGCGTTAGTGACttcaatgataaatataaacaacatgtctatattatttacaattattacaactctaatacataacatataaaatataatatataaaagattataatagtaagaataaaaaaagaatattgaaaatctAAACTATATGAATATACTTTACATATCTAAATCTAAATACATGAATACATTTTTCTGCGAGCTTCTCcagtaaattattttagaattcttCTATAATTAATCCATTATCTATCTGCAACTGAAGACCATTCTCATTGTAATGTAATTATACAAAAGCAGGAAAAGGAAGTGGAGAACTACTAATTACGCATGCGCATACCGATGCCTATGCCTACCGATAGGGGCGCTAGTGTTCTCTCTATTGTAAAAGTATAGAAGGAGGGGGATATAACCTTTTTTTatgtcaaatataaaaaaaggcgATGAACGGCCTTAAAATGTGAATATCgataatgaaattgaaaactctttttattacaaatgtttaaattacacgcattaaaacaatttaagaaatgaaatagtTTATAGTCTTAAAGGAATATTCGGCCAATATTGAGGTTTTGATTTATCTTTGTGTCTTTCTATCGTGGCCTGTAAAGCAGTTTCCATAGCCAATATCGTGGGACTGGCATCgccatataataattttgcttCTTTACTTCGAGTATGAGCCCAAGCTGCTCCACCTTCCACAGGAACTatactctcttttttgctAGCTGCTAATTCTTGTTCGCGTTTTTGTTTCAACTCCATCTTATGACGTAAACTTTGTTCTAAGAAGGTCATCATATCCTCATCTACGTGAAATTCTAAATCCTGATCATTTTTAGATTCGTCTTTATGATTATCTtggaaattattatcttttttacaacTATTCTGTTGTCGCTTAAAAGTCTTTTTATTGTTAGTCTGTTTATTACTTTGTCCAATTAAAGAcctaattttatttcgtaatatttcattctcatGTTCCAAAGCCAGACAACGAGATCTCCACCATGTTACGCTGtgcctgtaaaaaaaaaattttctaatattttctaccttcaaaatagaaaataaaaaatatgttcaaaTAAATGCTATAgactaattttattatagataaaagaaattatttttaacacagatcatttaataaataaacacaacataaaaaaattaatgcactaaaaaattaatgataccTCTTTTGCCACTCTTGAGCAGCTGCATAATTTTTCCAAAACGCATCAGCTTGCATCGTGTTCGCTATTACTTCttctttacaaaaagaaacatcagCAAGCTCTCTTATCAATCGTTGACTTTTGATTGATTTAACCTCTAATTTGATACGTTCGCGTCGACGCTTTCTCACattacgtttttttcttctatttttacttcttttaacAGAAAGATGTTCCATACCTCGTAACAAATCAAAGACTTCAAATGTCAGTTATATATTATcccaatataaaaaatctcatTGTTTATATaggatttacttttttttgtaaaaaactAGCATTGAAACGCCCCCATGCATCAAATACAAGAATCATTTAGATAAAatgttttacatttatattattcaaaagatttagataatattcaaattttttactatcgtttaatatattatcttttctaagaattattttttcgactatgtatgtaaatatggcTACAAACCGTTAACGACATTCgttaaagtattttatttcgtttttctctacTTTGACGATCTATTGtcaacattttcaaatatctttttacgtacgtattattttttggatttattattatttatttactaaattgtaatcgtataaaatatttttattcgtttcaaataattattttaaaaattcacattattctttttgctttgtttttatattattaaatcaagAATACAATTCTATTCATACTTTGTTAATTatgaagataaatttattgaattaggACATAAGTTTTAACGGTTTTaagataaatgtaatattaatgaaaaaataaaattagacgtaaaaaaaaagaaagaaagagggatagatCAAATGAAAACAATATGTAAGATTAAATAGgtgattttattagaaatatacagCGCTTTTGTGACACTTTATACAAATCTAAGAAAACATGTCATTTTAACCCAAAAAAGAAGGTTCCACACATTGCGCTGTTACAAGATAAGAGTTTAATATCATTGCTCCCTTTCGGTATTCAAAATTCATGCAAAGTTTGGTAGAAACGAGCCAATCAGTACCAACTCGAACAACTTTTTATATCTCCCATCAAGATAATAGTCTcaagtattaataaatttcttataaatacaGCAAATGTGTTATAAATATCTCAAAATTCAACGCTACTAATATTTAGTTTTGCTGTTTCttgcaaatattatataaacctTTACATTTACACTTATgtcaaaattgaaaatttgagaagaaatatctctttttttttttttttttttttttttttcataataggATACCGATGATAAACGACCAGAGAAAAACACtcgcattatttttttattttacatcaaAGCTTCGCTTTTGTGTGCAATCTAATTTCGTTGAAAGCTGAACACGAGATCGTGAcatgtttagaaaaaaaaaaaaaaaaaaaggtaaaacaaaataaaggaagagaaaaaaaagagagagagagagagagaaataataataagagaattCTTCTGTGCACGATACTAGTAGCCTAGagtcttgttttttttttcttttttttttttctttttttttttctttttttatagatcttTATAATCAGAAAATTGTGACAAAAGACCAATCCTGATCTCATAGATATGACAAATTCAGACCTCTTTCGAAAGACACTTCGTTACTACCAAACTTGATATTTCCACTTTCTGAACTATTTCGTCTCGAGCACAGTCTTGTTTTAGCACAAGAACTAGAAGGTTCATCATCTTCTATATCACTTCCATCTATTCGTTTACGAGGTTCCAGCCCAATAATAACACGCACATTGTCAGACAGTTTATCTTCCACTGCCATTAATTGGTGGTAAATACCTTCTGCTTTAGAAAGTGTCCATGGTAGTTCAATGTGTAGAGAAAGGTCATTTATATGCTATAAAAAAGACATACGATTGTTATTAGCtcattatttaaattgttaataaaaaacattactTACTTTAAGTATTTCCGTAAAgccaaaattattttccatcaaaacatttttttctgtatctaATATAGCTACACATATgagtaaatgaaaattagGACATGGTAAGCCAGTCCATAAAATCTCCCACAGTTTCATAATATCGGTTGaattaaattctcttttaaacAATACTAATAACCAacgaaaacagaaaaacataTTTCCCGAATCGTGTTGATTTAAGTAGTGTGCTAATTGTCGATCGGTAGTgtttaataaagtatataaatgaCATAGCTGCGCTTTCATTCCAGTCTGATCCATTTCAAAATTTGTACtctgtatttaaaaaaaagaaagatccataagaatgaaattttcagtAATCggtaataatagataattaataatttaccaCTTTATCCATAAAACCAACAAAACACCAAAATGCATCTGCTTCACTATCCATTAAACATAAAATAGGACTCAACAAATCGCTCATACCTTGAACATACCCTAAATCAAAGTTGTACATTACATATGTCATAAGTATgtcatataataattctaaatgaTTATTGTCGCCTGAATAGTAGGGATGTGTCCTATCTGTTCTGTTCACATCTTTCTCTATAAATCAATTCGATCAAATTAATATACTGTTGacaatatattcttttaagattaatatttcattttagatTACCTATCAAGCTTTTCCTGTCTCGAAAATCTGCAAAACGATTTTCTTGTGCTGGTGTCATGGATCGCCATTGAAGTTTCATATTGAAGTATTCATCagccttcttttttcttatttccagTCTTTCAATGTGAGTCGAATTCCatggataataatttaataaaaatttccagACTTCATAACGTAAGGACGGAGATATGCCCTGAGAGATTAGAAAACATTGTTGCAGTTAACATCAGCATATAGAAGAACGTTTGAAgtggatagataaatatacagACTCCccgaaaaatgatttctttaacAGCATCCGAATCGACAATTCTTCCTTCTGAATCCTTGCTTTTGTCCCACTGTTCTTGCGTTAAAGGTGAGCCtaatatttttagtattatcaatacatttctttgtaaatcatttttatatcgaatttatctCAAGAAACATACCTCTTGGACAAGGAGGTCTCGATGGTAATGACAAACCTATATCTGTTTCTCCTATCACTTCATACTCATCTCCTGATCCAACAGATACTGGCGGATGATGGACATCAATCGTTAAGGAACAGTTAAGCAAATCTGCTACTGCTTCTTCAACCGGTCTTCTTGCTGGTTCTTTATATACTGAAATATATAACCAGATTTATATGTCGTattttactataatatttacgatagTATAAATTTTGGTATATTTACTTACGCCAGATATCCGCTAGTTTGCTAAATGCTTCTAACGTAGTTTCATATGGATGGTTATGTAagtttttcataaatttccaTACATAATCTGAAgtattttcttgaaatatattcaattctGTGAATGATTTGTTTAAAACAGTTTCAACTTCATCCAATACATGATACAAGTTTTTGTCTTTCGGAGATCTTctaaagttaataaaattctttagagAGTTAGTGAAGGTTTCAGCTTTTGACAATTGGAAGAAGGCGACATAGGTGGTACCATCcctttgtataaatataagcTGCTGTCCACCGTGATTTACACGAAATGATTTCAAgtcagaaaataatattctaacgATCCTAGAACGTCCAAGAGAGTCTGGGCCATCGGAAGATGTACGAGTTCTGCTTATATGAGTATCTACTAAAGACCATTCTGGATCTTGATCCTGATTCTCTAACACAACGGAATCTTCTACAGGTTTCCATTCTATGCACTTGCCAAAACTCTAATACACAAAAGATAACTTGTAACTCTTgcatataaaaacaaattgatattatattgattttttacatatgcacataaattgataataat from Vespula pensylvanica isolate Volc-1 chromosome 11, ASM1446617v1, whole genome shotgun sequence encodes:
- the LOC122632973 gene encoding gem-associated protein 8-like is translated as MEHLSVKRSKNRRKKRNVRKRRRERIKLEVKSIKSQRLIRELADVSFCKEEVIANTMQADAFWKNYAAAQEWQKRHSVTWWRSRCLALEHENEILRNKIRSLIGQSNKQTNNKKTFKRQQNSCKKDNNFQDNHKDESKNDQDLEFHVDEDMMTFLEQSLRHKMELKQKREQELAASKKESIVPVEGGAAWAHTRSKEAKLLYGDASPTILAMETALQATIERHKDKSKPQYWPNIPLRL
- the LOC122632884 gene encoding TBC1 domain family member 15; this translates as MFEPTEQGTDLCIYAGVVLRRSNSKEDEVHSSGTLNIVEYSFGKCIEWKPVEDSVVLENQDQDPEWSLVDTHISRTRTSSDGPDSLGRSRIVRILFSDLKSFRVNHGGQQLIFIQRDGTTYVAFFQLSKAETFTNSLKNFINFRRSPKDKNLYHVLDEVETVLNKSFTELNIFQENTSDYVWKFMKNLHNHPYETTLEAFSKLADIWLYKEPARRPVEEAVADLLNCSLTIDVHHPPVSVGSGDEYEVIGETDIGLSLPSRPPCPRGSPLTQEQWDKSKDSEGRIVDSDAVKEIIFRGGISPSLRYEVWKFLLNYYPWNSTHIERLEIRKKKADEYFNMKLQWRSMTPAQENRFADFRDRKSLIEKDVNRTDRTHPYYSGDNNHLELLYDILMTYVMYNFDLGYVQGMSDLLSPILCLMDSEADAFWCFVGFMDKVSTNFEMDQTGMKAQLCHLYTLLNTTDRQLAHYLNQHDSGNMFFCFRWLLVLFKREFNSTDIMKLWEILWTGLPCPNFHLLICVAILDTEKNVLMENNFGFTEILKHINDLSLHIELPWTLSKAEGIYHQLMAVEDKLSDNVRVIIGLEPRKRIDGSDIEDDEPSSSCAKTRLCSRRNSSESGNIKFGSNEVSFERGLNLSYL